One genomic window of Streptomyces sp. NBC_01276 includes the following:
- a CDS encoding IS630 family transposase, giving the protein MSRPGPKIPPLSVTDAQRAVLEGWLRRRSTAQALAQRSRIVLECAEGHSVMEVSRRLGVAPDTVRTWRRRFIEHGLDGLGDEPRPGVPRKITDADVERVIVKTLEETPKNATHWSTRSMAAATGMSQSTVSRIWRAFALAPHRSQTFKLSTDPLFIDKVRDVVGLYLDPPEKALVLCVDEKSQIQALDRSQPVLPMMPGVPERRSHDYIRAGTTTLFAALEVATGKVIGSLHRRHRAAEFKKFLAKVDKEVPADLQVHLILDNYATHKTPDIKKWLLAHPRFHLHFTPTSASWLNLVERWFAELTQKKLKRGVHRSVQALERDIRAWLADWNNQPRPFVWTKTADEILDKVAAYCHRISDSGH; this is encoded by the coding sequence ATGAGTCGTCCTGGTCCGAAGATTCCGCCGTTGTCGGTCACTGATGCCCAGCGTGCTGTGCTGGAGGGCTGGTTACGTCGTCGTTCGACGGCGCAGGCTTTGGCTCAGCGGTCGCGGATCGTGCTGGAGTGCGCGGAAGGCCATTCGGTGATGGAGGTGTCGCGGCGGCTTGGGGTCGCTCCGGACACGGTCCGCACCTGGCGGCGGCGCTTCATCGAGCACGGCCTGGACGGGCTGGGCGACGAGCCGCGTCCGGGCGTCCCGCGGAAGATCACCGACGCCGATGTCGAGCGGGTGATCGTCAAAACGCTGGAGGAGACGCCGAAGAACGCGACGCATTGGTCGACGAGGTCGATGGCCGCGGCCACGGGGATGTCGCAGTCGACCGTCTCAAGGATTTGGCGGGCGTTCGCACTGGCCCCGCACCGGTCGCAGACGTTCAAGCTGTCGACGGATCCGCTGTTCATCGACAAGGTCCGTGATGTTGTCGGCCTCTATCTGGACCCGCCGGAGAAGGCTTTGGTCCTGTGCGTGGACGAGAAGTCGCAGATCCAGGCCCTGGACCGGTCTCAGCCAGTTCTGCCGATGATGCCGGGCGTTCCCGAGCGCCGAAGCCACGACTACATCCGCGCCGGCACCACCACCCTCTTCGCGGCCCTCGAGGTCGCGACCGGCAAGGTCATCGGCTCCCTCCACCGCCGCCACCGGGCCGCCGAGTTCAAGAAGTTCCTGGCCAAGGTCGACAAGGAGGTCCCGGCAGATCTTCAGGTCCACCTGATCCTCGACAACTACGCGACCCACAAGACACCCGACATCAAGAAGTGGCTGCTGGCGCACCCTCGCTTTCACCTGCACTTCACACCCACCAGTGCCTCATGGCTGAACCTGGTGGAACGGTGGTTCGCCGAGCTCACACAGAAGAAGCTGAAGCGCGGCGTCCACCGTTCCGTCCAGGCCCTCGAACGCGACATCCGAGCCTGGCTCGCCGACTGGAACAACCAGCCCCGGCCCTTCGTCTGGACGAAGACCGCCGACGAGATCCTCGACAAAGTCGCCGCTTACTGCCACCGAATCTCTGACTCAGGTCACTAG
- a CDS encoding serine/threonine-protein kinase gives MQVLGAAGPTHVGPFRAVAVLGRGGMGRVLLAVGPDGQLAAVKQVHAELARDEGFRARFRREVEASGKVSGAYTAPVIDADPEAETPWLASRFVAGPALSQALDEGGPLPEYAVRRLASGLAHALADVHGAGLIHRDLKPSNVLLAEDGVRVIDFGIVRAVGDQTRITHTGMLIGSPSFMSPEQALGQELTPASDVFSLGATLVAACTGRVPFGGGGAVPKVLLDVVHAEPDLDGVPAGLRGIVERCLAKDPAARPAPWELLDLVGRVRPAEEAWPEPVPRLTAEQRAEVAGLVTVPPPRTVPAPDPGPPVEPPSVEPPPVPRRRWNPYLVAAAVAVVMAAATGLTATGRHFVWLAYTSAVPESVPTPGGIPLAQVGDKYRPQRMTCEQLASGMTVPAVFGKPTGQGLDEHNGGWAGLDNVCVWRTGGGDEVFVSWRVFVSRPGGKTGAEQAKSAYEDGYRRGETRRDGTLGFAQEGLWQQKGRKDGENCVLTARDINQTVSVSVSGVNYPQGRCEALTRKFGKNAMEAIPR, from the coding sequence ATGCAGGTTCTAGGGGCCGCCGGGCCGACGCACGTGGGGCCGTTCCGGGCCGTCGCGGTGCTCGGGCGGGGTGGCATGGGCCGGGTGCTGCTGGCCGTGGGGCCCGACGGGCAGCTCGCGGCCGTCAAGCAGGTGCACGCCGAGCTCGCCCGGGACGAAGGGTTCCGGGCCCGCTTCCGGCGTGAGGTCGAGGCCTCCGGCAAGGTCTCCGGGGCCTACACCGCCCCCGTGATCGACGCGGACCCGGAAGCGGAGACGCCCTGGCTGGCCTCCCGCTTCGTCGCCGGGCCCGCCCTGAGCCAGGCCCTGGACGAGGGCGGGCCGCTGCCCGAGTACGCGGTGCGGCGGCTGGCGTCCGGGCTGGCGCACGCGCTGGCCGACGTCCACGGGGCCGGGCTGATCCACCGCGACCTCAAACCGTCGAACGTGCTGCTCGCCGAGGACGGAGTCCGGGTCATCGACTTCGGCATCGTGCGGGCCGTCGGGGACCAGACCCGGATCACGCACACCGGCATGCTGATCGGCTCGCCCTCGTTCATGTCGCCGGAGCAGGCCCTGGGGCAGGAACTCACCCCGGCCAGCGACGTGTTCTCGCTCGGCGCCACCCTCGTCGCGGCCTGCACCGGGAGGGTGCCGTTCGGCGGCGGGGGCGCGGTGCCCAAGGTCCTGCTCGACGTGGTCCATGCCGAGCCCGACCTGGACGGGGTGCCGGCGGGCCTGCGCGGGATCGTGGAGCGGTGCCTCGCCAAGGACCCCGCCGCGCGGCCCGCGCCGTGGGAACTGCTCGACCTGGTCGGGCGGGTCCGGCCGGCCGAGGAGGCCTGGCCCGAGCCGGTGCCGCGGCTGACCGCCGAGCAGCGGGCGGAGGTGGCCGGGCTGGTGACCGTACCGCCTCCGCGTACCGTTCCCGCGCCGGATCCCGGGCCGCCGGTCGAGCCGCCGTCCGTCGAGCCGCCGCCCGTGCCGCGGCGCCGGTGGAACCCGTACCTGGTCGCGGCGGCCGTCGCGGTCGTCATGGCCGCCGCCACCGGACTGACGGCCACCGGGCGGCACTTCGTCTGGCTCGCGTACACCTCCGCCGTGCCGGAGAGCGTGCCGACCCCCGGCGGGATCCCGCTCGCGCAGGTGGGCGACAAGTACCGGCCGCAGCGGATGACCTGCGAGCAGCTCGCGTCGGGGATGACCGTACCGGCCGTGTTCGGCAAGCCGACGGGCCAGGGCCTGGATGAGCACAACGGCGGTTGGGCGGGCCTGGACAACGTCTGCGTCTGGCGGACCGGTGGCGGTGACGAGGTCTTCGTCTCCTGGCGGGTCTTCGTCTCCCGGCCCGGTGGAAAGACCGGCGCCGAGCAGGCGAAGAGCGCGTACGAGGACGGCTACCGACGCGGCGAGACCAGACGCGACGGCACCCTCGGCTTCGCCCAGGAGGGTCTGTGGCAGCAGAAGGGGAGGAAGGACGGCGAGAACTGCGTCCTGACCGCGCGGGACATCAACCAGACGGTGTCCGTGTCCGTGAGCGGGGTCAACTATCCCCAGGGCCGGTGCGAGGCCCTCACCAGGAAGTTCGGCAAGAACGCCATGGAGGCGATTCCCCGATGA
- a CDS encoding class I SAM-dependent methyltransferase → MTSNGQPSRTALMAAAARAAHLLVDDGPPIFADTLAHTFLGQDAEELLGYHRSYGAHPVLAGARTTAVTRGRYTEDRLAELAHRGVDQYVILGAGLDSFAYRSELAARVAVFEVDLPATQEWKRALLAATGTEVPPSAAFVPFDFAQEPAHALAGHLARAGFDPRRPALVSWLGVTMYLTREAVGQTLAAISGFPPGTELVMEHLLPAGLRDEAGQSYAEAVMAAAAAQGEPWRTFLSVEQADALLREHRLNPVEYVRQREIMDPAGRERTDALRPFGLSVLARASVPARP, encoded by the coding sequence ATGACAAGCAATGGACAGCCGAGCCGGACGGCGCTCATGGCGGCCGCGGCGCGCGCGGCGCACCTCCTCGTCGACGACGGCCCCCCGATCTTCGCCGACACCCTGGCGCACACCTTCCTGGGGCAGGACGCCGAGGAGCTCCTCGGATACCACCGGTCCTACGGTGCCCACCCCGTTCTGGCCGGCGCGCGGACGACCGCCGTCACACGAGGCCGCTACACGGAGGACCGGCTGGCCGAGCTGGCCCACCGGGGCGTCGACCAGTACGTGATCCTCGGCGCGGGGCTGGACTCCTTCGCCTACCGGTCGGAACTCGCCGCCCGTGTCGCGGTGTTCGAGGTCGACCTGCCCGCCACCCAGGAGTGGAAGCGGGCACTGCTGGCTGCGACGGGGACCGAGGTCCCCCCGTCCGCGGCCTTCGTCCCCTTCGACTTCGCACAGGAGCCCGCACACGCGCTGGCCGGCCACCTCGCGAGGGCCGGCTTCGACCCGCGCCGGCCCGCCCTGGTCAGCTGGCTGGGCGTGACGATGTACCTCACCCGGGAGGCGGTCGGGCAGACGCTGGCCGCCATCAGCGGCTTCCCGCCCGGCACCGAACTCGTCATGGAGCACCTCCTGCCGGCCGGACTGCGCGATGAAGCGGGGCAGTCGTACGCGGAAGCGGTCATGGCGGCGGCGGCCGCGCAGGGCGAGCCCTGGAGGACGTTCCTGAGCGTCGAGCAGGCGGACGCCCTCCTGCGCGAGCACCGGCTGAACCCGGTCGAGTACGTCCGGCAGCGCGAGATCATGGACCCGGCGGGGCGGGAACGCACCGACGCGCTCCGCCCGTTCGGTCTGTCGGTGCTTGCCCGGGCGAGCGTTCCCGCCCGGCCGTGA
- a CDS encoding AAA family ATPase yields MTTLFLMVGLPGAGKTTRARQLAEEHGALRLTPDDWMIPLFGVSEADGKRDVLEGRMLWLALEAVKLGTNVVVDYGCWSRDERSAIRWLVAAENARFRMIYLPVDTATQRARIAHRWATTPEETLPMSEADILHGRAHFEEPDTAELDGHTIDSPPRGWLSWREWAADRWPSFA; encoded by the coding sequence GTGACCACGTTGTTCCTGATGGTCGGCCTGCCCGGGGCCGGCAAGACCACGCGTGCCCGGCAGCTCGCCGAGGAGCACGGTGCCCTGCGCCTGACGCCCGACGACTGGATGATCCCACTATTCGGTGTATCGGAAGCGGACGGGAAGCGCGACGTGCTGGAAGGGCGGATGCTCTGGCTCGCCCTGGAGGCGGTGAAGCTCGGCACCAACGTAGTGGTGGACTACGGTTGCTGGTCCCGAGACGAGCGGTCCGCGATCCGCTGGCTGGTGGCGGCCGAGAACGCGCGCTTCCGCATGATCTACCTGCCGGTAGACACTGCGACCCAACGCGCCCGGATCGCCCATCGCTGGGCGACCACCCCCGAGGAGACGTTGCCGATGTCCGAGGCCGACATCCTGCACGGACGGGCGCATTTCGAGGAGCCCGACACGGCGGAACTCGACGGGCACACGATCGACAGCCCACCGCGCGGGTGGCTGAGCTGGCGGGAATGGGCGGCCGACCGGTGGCCGTCGTTCGCGTGA
- a CDS encoding class I SAM-dependent methyltransferase has translation MATPKPQTLAAFEAAKGFMPVGEGLALYAAATDAAGLGLPLLEVGTYCGRSTILLADAAREAGVPALTVDHHRGSEEQQPGWEYHDPTVVDPEVGLMDTLPTFRRTLHKAGLEEHVIALVGRSPQVAAAWGGPLGFVFIDGGHTDEHATGDYEGWVPHLAVGGTLVIHDVFPDPADGGQAPYRIYLRALASGAFEEVSVTDSLRVLRRTGAGL, from the coding sequence ATGGCCACCCCCAAGCCGCAGACCCTGGCCGCCTTCGAGGCCGCCAAGGGGTTCATGCCCGTGGGCGAGGGCCTCGCGCTGTACGCGGCGGCCACCGACGCGGCCGGGCTCGGGCTGCCGCTGCTGGAGGTCGGCACGTACTGCGGGCGCTCGACCATCCTGCTGGCCGACGCCGCACGCGAGGCGGGCGTGCCCGCGCTCACCGTCGACCACCACCGGGGCAGCGAGGAGCAGCAGCCGGGCTGGGAGTACCACGACCCGACGGTGGTGGACCCGGAGGTCGGTCTGATGGACACCCTCCCGACCTTCCGCCGCACCCTGCACAAGGCGGGGCTGGAGGAGCACGTCATCGCCCTGGTCGGCCGCTCGCCGCAGGTCGCGGCGGCCTGGGGCGGCCCGCTCGGGTTCGTGTTCATCGACGGCGGCCACACCGACGAGCACGCGACCGGCGACTACGAGGGCTGGGTCCCGCACCTGGCGGTGGGCGGGACGCTGGTGATCCACGACGTGTTCCCCGACCCGGCCGACGGCGGGCAGGCCCCGTACCGGATCTACCTGCGCGCGCTGGCCTCGGGCGCCTTCGAGGAGGTGTCCGTCACGGACTCCCTGCGCGTCCTGCGCCGTACCGGGGCCGGCCTGTAG
- a CDS encoding protein kinase: MREIIEERYELDELLGRGGFGEVWRAKDSRVGRWVAVKIGYPQTPEETRRFEREASLAGNLAHPNIATIHDFGRTERAGRDAVFLVMELLQGRSLAEVLDSGVPDLPDALEWAARIADALGAAHDAGIVHRDVKPANVMVTESGVVKVLDFGIAKSSGAPGTELTATGMIIGSFPYMAPERWTGGANGVPVDGRADLYALGCVLTELLTGRRPFPAREMHELLAHHLTTAPPAPGSLREGIPAALDALVLALLAKDPHERPADAREVSGRLAGIARDAAAPSAPAITPAPATPAASVPVASSPPPPPPPPSYSPTVHTAAGDPVRSMFQRRLTQVLDDAPADRVVRLDMLVADLTEELGAQDALTVRASYHRAMTVRGHSPTDLERILPRMVRVLGLEHPDTIAARAAHVGEAAAYGPGDGRRHEAELREIIEQAGRVLGADDPVTLSARYHLAGALQRGDAVRDGRWGSETAAQAHAERGWLAPLLPDLERRLPADSPVLLDVRRRLAHDAWLLGDFVTAAPLYLRLYPDLAAMAERGDPQTAYRVLRSVGEAGEPGRALPHLKALLHRLHLTAGNTHWLTREVTETRDDFRRALREDRISDLGGGLSRLFGR; this comes from the coding sequence GTGCGGGAGATCATCGAAGAGCGTTACGAGCTGGACGAGTTGCTCGGCCGGGGCGGCTTCGGTGAGGTCTGGCGGGCCAAGGACTCCCGGGTGGGCCGCTGGGTCGCGGTGAAGATCGGATATCCGCAGACGCCGGAGGAGACGCGCCGGTTCGAGCGCGAGGCGAGCCTCGCCGGAAACCTGGCGCACCCCAACATCGCCACCATCCACGACTTCGGCCGTACCGAACGGGCCGGGCGCGACGCCGTGTTCCTGGTCATGGAGCTGCTCCAGGGCCGCAGCCTCGCCGAGGTCCTGGACTCCGGGGTGCCGGACCTGCCGGACGCCCTGGAGTGGGCCGCGCGGATCGCGGACGCGCTCGGGGCCGCGCATGACGCCGGGATCGTCCACCGGGACGTCAAGCCGGCCAATGTGATGGTCACCGAGAGCGGCGTGGTCAAGGTCCTCGACTTCGGGATCGCCAAGTCCTCGGGCGCCCCCGGGACGGAGCTGACGGCCACCGGGATGATCATCGGATCGTTCCCCTACATGGCGCCGGAGCGCTGGACCGGCGGGGCGAACGGGGTCCCCGTCGACGGGCGGGCCGATCTGTACGCCCTCGGCTGCGTGCTGACGGAACTGCTGACCGGCCGTCGGCCCTTCCCCGCCCGCGAGATGCACGAGCTGCTCGCGCACCACCTGACGACCGCGCCGCCCGCGCCCGGTTCGCTGCGCGAGGGGATCCCGGCCGCGCTGGACGCCCTGGTGCTGGCACTGCTCGCGAAGGACCCGCACGAGCGGCCGGCCGACGCCCGGGAAGTGAGCGGCAGACTCGCCGGGATCGCCCGGGACGCCGCCGCCCCCTCCGCCCCGGCCATCACTCCCGCCCCAGCCACGCCCGCCGCGTCCGTCCCCGTCGCATCATCCCCGCCCCCGCCCCCGCCCCCGCCCTCCTATTCCCCGACCGTGCACACGGCCGCCGGGGACCCCGTCCGGTCGATGTTCCAGCGGCGGCTGACGCAGGTGCTCGACGACGCCCCGGCCGACCGGGTGGTACGGCTGGACATGCTGGTCGCCGACCTGACGGAGGAGCTGGGCGCCCAGGACGCGCTGACGGTGCGGGCCTCCTACCACCGGGCCATGACCGTGCGCGGGCACTCCCCCACCGACCTGGAGCGCATCCTGCCGCGGATGGTGCGGGTGCTCGGCCTGGAGCATCCCGACACCATCGCGGCGCGTGCCGCCCACGTCGGCGAGGCCGCGGCCTACGGGCCGGGCGACGGCCGCCGCCACGAGGCCGAGCTGCGCGAGATCATCGAGCAGGCGGGCCGGGTCCTGGGCGCCGACGACCCCGTCACGCTGTCCGCCCGCTACCACCTGGCCGGGGCGCTCCAGCGCGGTGACGCGGTCCGCGACGGGCGGTGGGGCTCCGAGACCGCCGCGCAGGCGCACGCCGAGCGCGGCTGGCTGGCGCCGCTCCTGCCCGACCTGGAGCGGCGGCTGCCCGCCGACAGCCCGGTGCTGCTCGACGTACGGCGGCGGCTGGCGCACGACGCCTGGCTGCTCGGCGACTTCGTCACCGCCGCGCCCCTGTACCTGCGGCTGTACCCCGACCTCGCGGCGATGGCGGAACGCGGCGACCCGCAGACCGCGTACCGGGTGCTGCGCAGCGTCGGGGAGGCGGGGGAACCGGGCCGCGCGCTCCCGCACCTGAAGGCGCTGCTGCACCGGCTCCACCTGACGGCCGGCAACACCCACTGGCTGACCCGCGAGGTGACGGAGACCCGCGACGACTTCCGGCGGGCGCTGCGCGAGGACCGGATCTCGGACCTGGGCGGCGGCCTGTCCCGGCTCTTCGGCCGCTGA
- a CDS encoding DUF397 domain-containing protein produces the protein MDTKQNLTGARWRKSSYSGTTGGECVEVAAQPCLIAVRDSKNPEGPAFTVSPAAFAAFVRGL, from the coding sequence ATGGACACCAAGCAGAACCTGACGGGCGCGCGGTGGCGTAAGTCCTCGTACAGCGGCACCACTGGTGGTGAATGCGTAGAAGTCGCCGCCCAGCCCTGCCTCATCGCCGTCCGGGACTCCAAGAACCCCGAAGGCCCCGCTTTCACCGTCAGCCCCGCCGCCTTCGCGGCGTTCGTGCGCGGGCTCTGA
- a CDS encoding ATP-binding protein — MNHATGYPSTEIGDTYRMGFTVSEHSAGHMRRILRWFLVRWGLDGVADGAGLALTELVANVVRHVPDRGCSVLIQRRPGGLRVEVTDKCPAPPRMTPGGDPLAEAGRGLRLVQAVTDRWGVLPRQAGKTVWFECDG; from the coding sequence ATGAATCACGCAACTGGGTACCCCAGCACGGAAATTGGCGACACCTACCGCATGGGCTTCACCGTCAGTGAGCACTCCGCCGGGCACATGCGGCGGATCCTCCGGTGGTTCCTCGTCCGCTGGGGCCTCGACGGGGTGGCCGACGGCGCCGGGCTCGCGCTGACGGAGCTGGTCGCCAACGTCGTGCGGCACGTGCCCGACCGGGGCTGCTCGGTGCTGATCCAGCGCAGGCCGGGCGGGCTGCGGGTGGAGGTGACCGACAAGTGCCCCGCGCCCCCGCGCATGACGCCGGGCGGCGATCCCCTCGCCGAGGCAGGGCGGGGGCTGCGGCTGGTGCAGGCGGTCACCGACCGCTGGGGCGTGCTGCCCCGGCAGGCCGGGAAGACGGTGTGGTTCGAGTGCGACGGATGA
- a CDS encoding helix-turn-helix domain-containing protein, whose amino-acid sequence MVNIRNLDPSASPLDYYGSELRRLREEADLKQEDLGAIVFCTGSLIGQIETARKVPTRDFSERIDAALGTDGAFSRLVGLVLRSQLPTWFQAYAEMEAKAAYISTFQAQLVYGLLQTPEYARAVLGVRTEGDLDAKVAARMERQRIMDRENPPLMWVVLSEAVLHQEIGGREVMRNQLAHLLALEGREWVEVQILPFDAGAHVGLDGTFTLLRFDDDPDIVYTEDFVQGHMTANPQALREGCLRYDHLQAAALSVEDSAALIARVMEERYGHQAEPDGRAVA is encoded by the coding sequence ATGGTCAACATCCGCAATCTCGACCCCAGCGCCTCGCCGCTGGACTACTACGGCTCCGAACTTCGCCGCCTGCGGGAGGAAGCCGACCTGAAGCAAGAGGACTTGGGCGCCATCGTCTTCTGCACGGGGTCCCTGATCGGGCAGATCGAGACGGCCCGGAAGGTCCCGACCCGCGACTTCTCGGAGCGGATCGACGCGGCGCTGGGGACGGACGGGGCCTTCTCCCGGCTGGTGGGGCTGGTGCTGAGGAGCCAGCTGCCGACGTGGTTCCAGGCGTACGCGGAGATGGAGGCGAAGGCGGCGTACATCTCGACGTTCCAGGCGCAGCTGGTGTACGGGCTGCTGCAGACGCCGGAGTACGCGCGGGCGGTGCTGGGTGTGCGGACGGAAGGGGATCTCGACGCCAAAGTGGCGGCCCGCATGGAGCGGCAGCGCATCATGGACCGCGAGAACCCGCCACTGATGTGGGTCGTACTGAGCGAGGCCGTGCTGCATCAGGAAATCGGTGGCCGAGAGGTCATGCGGAACCAACTCGCTCACTTGTTGGCCCTGGAAGGGCGGGAGTGGGTGGAGGTCCAGATCCTGCCCTTCGATGCGGGCGCCCATGTGGGACTGGACGGTACGTTCACCCTTCTGCGGTTCGACGACGACCCGGACATCGTCTACACCGAGGACTTCGTCCAGGGCCATATGACGGCCAATCCGCAAGCCCTCAGGGAGGGTTGTCTCCGTTACGATCACCTCCAGGCCGCCGCTCTCTCCGTGGAGGACTCGGCGGCGCTGATCGCCCGCGTAATGGAGGAGCGTTATGGACACCAAGCAGAACCTGACGGGCGCGCGGTGGCGTAA
- a CDS encoding N-acetylmuramoyl-L-alanine amidase, with product MRYDDSSPAPESRDSISPDRRWYARRSTLAVAVAVLAPTVLAGWVLTQTLAGTDGPRPGPAPHPASHAAAADAKSSTSPGAQGGAAAPAPAAASASASGTAAAPAPAKGPLAGKTVVIDPGHNTGNFQHTDEIDRQVDIGTNRKECDTTGTTTNSGYMEAEFSMDVSRRLRTLLEGRGLKVVLTHEAGTARPWGPCIDERARIGNEARADAVVSVHADGVSAGNRGYHVILPAKVKAGGADTAAIVGPSRQLGERIGSNFSRTTGSAPANYLGSGTGLVVRDDLGGLNLSTRPKVFIECGNMRDSKDAAQLTSPEWRQKAAQGIADGIVGFLGG from the coding sequence GTGCGCTACGACGACAGTTCCCCGGCCCCCGAGTCCCGCGACTCCATCAGCCCCGACCGGCGCTGGTACGCGCGCCGCTCCACCCTCGCGGTGGCGGTCGCGGTGCTCGCCCCGACCGTCCTCGCGGGCTGGGTCCTGACCCAGACCCTGGCGGGGACGGACGGCCCGCGGCCCGGCCCCGCCCCGCACCCGGCATCGCACGCGGCGGCGGCCGACGCGAAGTCCAGCACCTCCCCGGGCGCGCAGGGCGGCGCGGCGGCACCCGCGCCCGCGGCGGCCTCCGCGTCCGCCTCCGGTACGGCGGCGGCACCCGCTCCGGCCAAGGGGCCCCTCGCGGGCAAGACGGTCGTCATCGACCCCGGGCACAACACCGGGAACTTCCAGCACACCGACGAGATCGACCGCCAGGTGGACATCGGCACCAACCGCAAGGAATGCGACACCACCGGCACCACCACCAACTCGGGTTACATGGAAGCCGAGTTCAGCATGGACGTGTCCCGGCGGCTGCGCACCCTCCTGGAGGGCCGCGGACTGAAGGTGGTGCTCACCCACGAGGCCGGCACCGCCCGCCCCTGGGGCCCCTGCATCGACGAGCGCGCGCGGATCGGCAACGAGGCCCGCGCCGACGCCGTCGTGTCCGTCCACGCGGACGGCGTCTCCGCGGGCAACCGCGGCTACCACGTCATCCTCCCGGCCAAGGTCAAGGCGGGCGGCGCCGACACCGCCGCGATCGTCGGACCCTCCCGCCAGCTGGGCGAACGCATCGGCAGCAACTTCTCCCGGACCACCGGCTCCGCCCCCGCCAACTACCTGGGCTCCGGCACCGGATTGGTCGTCCGCGACGATCTGGGCGGTCTCAATCTGTCGACCCGGCCCAAGGTGTTCATCGAATGCGGCAACATGCGTGACAGCAAGGACGCGGCGCAGCTGACGAGTCCGGAGTGGCGGCAGAAGGCGGCACAGGGCATCGCGGACGGCATCGTCGGATTCCTCGGGGGGTAA
- a CDS encoding LLM class F420-dependent oxidoreductase: MRLGLALGYWGRGPSPAHLDLATEAERLGYDSVWTAEAWGSDAFTPLTWIAAHTSRIRLGTAIAQMAARTPTATAMHALTLDHLSGGRMMLGLGLSGPQVVEGWYGRPFPASPLTATREYVDVVRQVLRREAPVALDGRFHHHPYRGEDGTGLGKPLKPITHPLRADLPLLLGAEGPKNIAQTTRIADGWLPLYWSPTRTDVYRASLADLPAGFMIAPMARAAVCEDVAAGLLPVKAMLGFYIGGMGHAARNFHADLMARMGYEEEAHRVQELFLAGRREEAVLAVPDAFADEISLVGPRERIAERLELWRKGPVTDLLVTAPDPHTLRVLAELNG; the protein is encoded by the coding sequence ATGCGCCTCGGACTCGCACTCGGCTACTGGGGCCGCGGGCCCAGCCCGGCCCACCTCGACCTCGCCACCGAGGCGGAACGCCTCGGCTACGACTCGGTGTGGACCGCCGAGGCCTGGGGCTCCGACGCCTTCACCCCCCTCACCTGGATCGCCGCGCACACCTCCCGGATCCGCCTCGGCACCGCCATCGCCCAGATGGCCGCCCGCACCCCCACCGCGACCGCCATGCACGCCCTCACCCTCGACCATCTCTCCGGCGGCCGGATGATGCTGGGCCTGGGCCTGTCCGGACCGCAGGTGGTGGAGGGCTGGTACGGGCGCCCCTTCCCGGCGAGCCCGCTCACCGCGACCCGGGAGTACGTCGACGTCGTCCGTCAGGTGCTGCGCCGCGAGGCCCCCGTCGCCCTCGACGGCCGCTTCCACCACCACCCGTACCGCGGCGAGGACGGCACCGGCCTCGGCAAGCCCCTCAAGCCCATCACCCACCCGCTGCGCGCGGACCTGCCGCTGCTGCTGGGGGCGGAGGGGCCGAAGAACATCGCCCAGACCACCCGGATCGCGGACGGCTGGCTGCCCCTGTACTGGTCGCCCACCCGCACCGACGTCTACCGGGCCTCGCTGGCCGACCTGCCCGCGGGGTTCATGATCGCCCCGATGGCCCGCGCCGCGGTCTGCGAGGACGTCGCCGCCGGGCTGCTCCCCGTCAAGGCGATGCTCGGCTTCTACATCGGGGGCATGGGCCACGCGGCCCGCAACTTCCACGCCGACCTCATGGCGCGGATGGGCTACGAGGAGGAGGCCCACCGCGTCCAGGAGCTGTTCCTCGCGGGGCGGCGCGAGGAGGCGGTGCTCGCCGTCCCGGACGCGTTCGCCGACGAGATCTCACTGGTCGGGCCGCGCGAACGGATCGCGGAACGGCTCGAACTCTGGCGCAAGGGGCCCGTCACCGACCTCCTGGTGACCGCCCCCGACCCGCACACCCTGCGGGTGCTGGCGGAGCTGAACGGCTAG
- a CDS encoding peptidoglycan-binding protein has translation MNAYTNLHLLEDGKFGPQTELGVRRLQELSNRTWATRELQIDGVFGQDTGQAVLEHVKRNPWTTGDFTKATRCGHYVPSHSVVLN, from the coding sequence GTGAACGCCTACACCAACCTGCACCTCCTGGAGGACGGCAAGTTCGGCCCCCAGACCGAGCTCGGCGTCAGGAGGCTCCAGGAGCTGTCCAACCGCACCTGGGCCACCCGTGAACTGCAGATCGACGGCGTCTTCGGCCAGGACACGGGCCAGGCCGTGCTCGAACACGTCAAGCGCAACCCCTGGACGACCGGCGACTTCACGAAGGCCACCCGCTGCGGCCACTACGTGCCCTCGCACAGCGTCGTCCTCAACTGA